One genomic segment of Myxococcales bacterium includes these proteins:
- a CDS encoding type II secretion system protein produces the protein MNFRNAKGFSLLESVLIMVVVGIAFFGFGYLFGNLTQEALKADLTVVAVKLSREKMEEIVQAKADGGSSGYASVVSQGASSVNSGSWQFSRSVNVNYVNPSDMSQSVIDTGYKKVQVTTSWGGSAGEAVTLTTLVTDMVPSEVSGGGGFSPCP, from the coding sequence ATGAATTTTAGGAACGCAAAAGGTTTTTCTCTCCTGGAATCGGTATTGATAATGGTCGTGGTCGGCATAGCATTTTTCGGATTTGGATATTTATTCGGCAACCTTACGCAAGAGGCTTTAAAGGCCGACCTAACGGTAGTTGCGGTAAAGCTCTCCAGGGAGAAAATGGAAGAGATCGTGCAGGCCAAGGCCGATGGCGGATCATCTGGATATGCGTCAGTCGTGTCGCAGGGTGCATCATCGGTGAATTCCGGTTCGTGGCAGTTTTCACGTTCGGTAAATGTAAATTACGTGAATCCGTCTGATATGTCCCAGTCTGTGATAGACACGGGTTATAAAAAAGTTCAGGTCACTACATCCTGGGGAGGAAGTGCGGGGGAGGCGGTGACCCTTACAACGCTTGTGACAGATATGGTTCCATCTGAGGTTTCAGGGGGCGGGGGATTTTCCCCTTGTCCATGA
- a CDS encoding type II secretion system protein produces MKIKSRKGFTLVEILLTMIIIAAISLVMGRILISGMDSFSLVTERREALQGARLAVNIMSNELRGIANPAADISSISSSSITFKNALGNQVAYQISGVDLLRNGKQLASDLAPGSGFSYYTSGGVSTSNPTKVYRIGISVKVSSSAHGVVETSSGIYLRNRYYVSFSKN; encoded by the coding sequence GTGAAAATCAAATCGCGCAAAGGATTTACGCTGGTCGAGATATTGCTGACTATGATCATCATAGCCGCGATCTCTCTCGTAATGGGGAGAATTTTAATTTCTGGAATGGATTCGTTCAGCCTTGTTACGGAGAGGCGTGAAGCTCTGCAGGGGGCGAGGCTTGCTGTAAATATCATGAGCAATGAACTCAGGGGAATAGCCAACCCGGCAGCTGATATCTCTTCGATATCATCCAGCAGTATCACTTTTAAAAATGCGCTCGGCAATCAGGTCGCTTACCAAATTTCAGGTGTGGACCTTTTGAGAAATGGAAAACAGCTTGCCTCGGATTTGGCGCCGGGCAGCGGATTCTCATACTATACCTCTGGCGGCGTTTCAACATCGAATCCTACTAAGGTTTACAGGATAGGGATTTCTGTCAAAGTCAGTTCATCTGCGCACGGAGTGGTTGAGACTTCCAGCGGCATATACCTGAGGAACAGATATTATGTCTCATTTTCCAAAAATTAA